One region of Salvia miltiorrhiza cultivar Shanhuang (shh) chromosome 3, IMPLAD_Smil_shh, whole genome shotgun sequence genomic DNA includes:
- the LOC131017900 gene encoding mitochondrial inner membrane protease ATP23-like isoform X2 has translation MGDANLGSKPSPDAGGSPPPPISETMTVAECEDFIKESLRNPTVRFLKEHLEKSGCSIGTNFVRAVNCKERIAGRYVRGSGIRANQLSGDCHYKRELLRGHVKSMKGHGQECVKRRTLQAVAGTPLCSKIAVKDAMEAVWDTCYNDTAPFDRAP, from the exons ATGGGAGACGCTAATCTCGGTTCAAAGCCATCACCTGATGCTGGTGGGTCCCCTCCGCCGCCCATCTCCGAAACCATGACGGTGGCGGAATGCGAGGATTTCATCAAGGAAAGTCTCCGAa ATCCAACGGTGAGATTTCTAAAGGAGCATTTGGAGAAATCCGGATGCAGCATCGGAACTAATTTCGTAAGGGCCGTCAATTGCAAAGAAAGAATTGCTGGTCGATACGTCAGGGGATCTGGG ATTCGAGCCAATCAACTCAGCGGTGATTGCCATTACAAACGAGAGCTTCTTCGTGGTCATGTAAAGTCGATGAAGGGTCATGGGCAA GAATGTGTGAAGCGAAGAACATTACAAGCAGTGGCTGGAACCCCGCTCTGCTCGAAAATAGCAGTAAAGGATGCGATGGAAGCTGTTTGGGATACTTGTTATAACGATACTGCGCCTTTCGACAGAGCTCCTTGA
- the LOC131017900 gene encoding mitochondrial inner membrane protease ATP23-like isoform X1, producing the protein MGDANLGSKPSPDAGGSPPPPISETMTVAECEDFIKESLRNPTVRFLKEHLEKSGCSIGTNFVRAVNCKERIAGRYVRGSGIDVCSNNLEFNDEVQQVIIHELIRAYDDCRANFDCNDCVHLTCSEIRANQLSGDCHYKRELLRGHVKSMKGHGQECVKRRTLQAVAGTPLCSKIAVKDAMEAVWDTCYNDTAPFDRAP; encoded by the exons ATGGGAGACGCTAATCTCGGTTCAAAGCCATCACCTGATGCTGGTGGGTCCCCTCCGCCGCCCATCTCCGAAACCATGACGGTGGCGGAATGCGAGGATTTCATCAAGGAAAGTCTCCGAa ATCCAACGGTGAGATTTCTAAAGGAGCATTTGGAGAAATCCGGATGCAGCATCGGAACTAATTTCGTAAGGGCCGTCAATTGCAAAGAAAGAATTGCTGGTCGATACGTCAGGGGATCTGGG ATTGATGTATGCAGCAATAACTTGGAATTTAATGATGAGGTTCAGCAAGTGATTATTCATGAGCTAATTCGTGCATACGATGACTGTCGTGCTAACTTCGACTGCAATGACTGTGTTCATCTCACCTGCAGTGAG ATTCGAGCCAATCAACTCAGCGGTGATTGCCATTACAAACGAGAGCTTCTTCGTGGTCATGTAAAGTCGATGAAGGGTCATGGGCAA GAATGTGTGAAGCGAAGAACATTACAAGCAGTGGCTGGAACCCCGCTCTGCTCGAAAATAGCAGTAAAGGATGCGATGGAAGCTGTTTGGGATACTTGTTATAACGATACTGCGCCTTTCGACAGAGCTCCTTGA